A region of Streptomyces cinnamoneus DNA encodes the following proteins:
- the map gene encoding type I methionyl aminopeptidase, with protein sequence MSGQSLLVPGTLSPARPVPSSIARPEYVGKPAPTPYDGPEVQDAETIERMRIAGGIAARAMAEAAKHIAPGVTTDELDRVAHEYMCDHGAYPSTLGYRGFPKSLCASVNEVICHGIPDSTVLRDGDIVNLDVTAYIGGVHGDNNATYLCGEVDEESRLLVERTREALNRAIKAVKPGRRVNVIGRVIESYAKRFGYGVVRDFTGHGINSSFHSGLIVPHYDSPYHDTLIEPGMTFTIEPMLTLGTHDYDMWEDGWTVVTKDRKRTAQFEHTLVVTDTGAEILTLP encoded by the coding sequence ATGTCTGGCCAGTCGCTTCTTGTTCCGGGGACCCTCTCCCCCGCCCGCCCCGTCCCCTCCTCCATCGCGCGCCCCGAGTACGTCGGCAAGCCCGCGCCCACCCCGTACGACGGGCCCGAGGTGCAGGACGCCGAAACGATCGAGCGGATGCGGATCGCGGGCGGCATCGCCGCCCGCGCCATGGCGGAGGCCGCCAAGCACATCGCCCCGGGCGTGACGACGGACGAGCTGGACCGCGTCGCGCACGAGTACATGTGCGACCACGGCGCCTACCCCTCGACGCTCGGCTACCGCGGCTTCCCCAAGTCGCTGTGCGCCTCGGTCAACGAGGTCATCTGCCACGGCATCCCGGACTCGACCGTGCTGCGCGACGGCGACATCGTGAACCTCGACGTGACGGCCTACATCGGCGGGGTGCACGGCGACAACAACGCCACCTACCTCTGCGGCGAGGTGGACGAGGAGTCGCGCCTGCTGGTGGAGCGGACGCGCGAGGCGCTGAACCGGGCCATCAAGGCGGTCAAGCCCGGCCGCCGGGTCAACGTCATCGGGCGGGTCATCGAGTCGTACGCCAAGCGCTTCGGCTACGGCGTCGTCCGCGACTTCACCGGCCACGGCATCAACTCCTCCTTCCACTCCGGCCTGATCGTCCCGCACTACGACAGCCCGTACCACGACACGCTCATCGAGCCGGGCATGACGTTCACGATCGAGCCGATGCTCACGCTGGGCACCCACGACTACGACATGTGGGAGGACGGCTGGACGGTCGTGACGAAGGACCGCAAGCGGACGGCGCAGTTCGAACACACGCTGGTCGTGACGGACACGGGCGCGGAGATCCTCACGCTCCCGTAG
- a CDS encoding MFS transporter, whose amino-acid sequence MTEPHPPSPGPVRRLKALLPDLSPWRSSPDFRRMWLAGFVTVFGSFLTFVAVPLQLKELTGSALAVGAIGAVELVPLIVFGLYGGALADALDRRKLILWTEAGLGVLSGLLLLNTLLPHPMVWPLYLVAALVSALTGLQRPALHAIVPRIVPHEQLPAAIALNSLRWQAGAIIGPSLAGVVIAFAGLPLAYLLDIVSYALSLALVVGLAPSPASKDAEKPSLRGILDGARYAWSRKELLGTYAVDLAAMFFAYPTAIFPFLADDLGAPWALGLLYGAGAVGSLAVTLTSGWIARVHRHGRMVAGAALGWGLAMAVAGWLHNLWLVLLFLAAAGACDTVSGLFRSAIWDQTIPDELRGRLAGIEMLSYSVGPQLGQVRAGGMASLTNVRTSVWAGGLACVASVGLLAVSLPKLMAYDQRTDEHAVRMRERKAAEVTEAA is encoded by the coding sequence GTGACCGAGCCCCATCCCCCTTCCCCCGGCCCCGTCCGCCGCCTCAAAGCCCTGCTCCCGGACCTGTCCCCGTGGCGTTCCTCGCCCGACTTCCGCCGGATGTGGCTCGCGGGCTTCGTCACGGTCTTCGGCAGCTTCCTGACCTTCGTCGCCGTGCCCTTGCAGCTCAAGGAGCTGACGGGTTCGGCGCTGGCGGTCGGTGCGATCGGCGCGGTCGAGCTCGTCCCTCTGATCGTCTTCGGTCTCTACGGCGGCGCCCTCGCCGACGCCCTCGACCGCCGCAAGCTGATCCTGTGGACCGAGGCGGGACTGGGCGTCCTGAGCGGCCTGCTGCTGCTCAACACCCTGCTCCCGCACCCGATGGTCTGGCCGCTGTACTTGGTCGCCGCCCTGGTCAGCGCGTTGACGGGGCTCCAGCGCCCGGCGCTGCACGCCATCGTGCCCCGCATCGTGCCGCATGAGCAGCTGCCCGCCGCCATCGCGCTGAACTCCCTGCGCTGGCAGGCGGGCGCCATCATCGGCCCGTCCCTGGCCGGCGTGGTCATCGCCTTCGCGGGGCTGCCGCTGGCGTATCTCCTGGACATCGTCTCGTACGCGCTGTCCCTGGCCTTGGTGGTGGGCCTCGCCCCCTCCCCCGCCTCGAAGGACGCCGAGAAGCCGTCGCTGCGCGGCATCCTGGACGGCGCCCGCTACGCGTGGAGCCGCAAGGAGTTGCTGGGGACGTACGCCGTGGACCTGGCGGCGATGTTCTTCGCCTACCCCACCGCGATCTTCCCGTTCCTGGCCGACGACCTGGGCGCGCCCTGGGCGCTGGGCCTGCTCTACGGCGCCGGGGCGGTCGGCTCGCTGGCGGTGACGCTGACCAGCGGCTGGATCGCACGGGTCCACCGCCACGGCCGGATGGTGGCCGGCGCCGCGCTGGGCTGGGGCCTGGCCATGGCCGTGGCGGGCTGGCTGCACAACCTCTGGCTGGTGCTGCTGTTCCTGGCCGCGGCCGGCGCCTGCGACACGGTGAGCGGCCTCTTCCGTTCGGCGATCTGGGACCAGACGATCCCCGACGAGCTGCGCGGCCGCCTGGCCGGCATCGAGATGCTGTCGTACTCGGTGGGCCCGCAGCTGGGCCAGGTCCGCGCCGGCGGCATGGCCTCGCTGACGAACGTCCGCACGTCGGTGTGGGCGGGCGGCCTGGCCTGCGTGGCCTCGGTGGGCCTGCTGGCGGTGTCGCTGCCGAAGCTGATGGCGTACGACCAGCGCACGGACGAGCACGCGGTGCGGATGCGGGAACGGAAGGCCGCGGAGGTGACCGAGGCGGCTTAG
- a CDS encoding heme oxygenase (biliverdin-producing), with the protein MRLSRPPGFRRSSLDASAPAPFSTLIRTASHEQHAEAENSSFMSDMLGGRLGVAAYRRYTEQLWFVYRALESASGALAADPVAGPFIRPELARTPQLARDLAHLGGPRWDAGLEPLPATATYAARIAECARTWPAGYVAHHYTRYLGDLSGGQIIRGTAERTWGFARKGDGVRFYVFERIGNPAAFKREYRALLDALPVDELEKQRVVEECRRAFALNTAVFHELGRQFPLSA; encoded by the coding sequence ATGAGGCTTTCCCGTCCCCCCGGCTTCCGGAGGTCCTCCTTGGACGCGTCCGCCCCGGCTCCGTTCTCCACGCTGATCCGCACGGCCTCCCACGAGCAGCACGCGGAGGCCGAGAACTCGTCGTTCATGAGCGACATGCTCGGCGGGCGACTGGGTGTGGCGGCCTACCGCCGCTACACCGAGCAGCTCTGGTTCGTCTACCGCGCCTTGGAGTCGGCCTCCGGGGCCCTGGCCGCCGACCCCGTCGCCGGCCCCTTCATACGCCCCGAGCTGGCGCGCACCCCCCAGCTCGCGCGCGACCTGGCCCACCTCGGCGGCCCCCGCTGGGACGCGGGCCTGGAGCCGCTGCCCGCGACCGCGACCTACGCGGCCCGGATCGCGGAGTGCGCCCGCACCTGGCCCGCCGGCTACGTCGCCCACCACTACACCCGCTACCTCGGCGACCTCTCCGGCGGTCAGATCATCCGGGGCACCGCGGAGAGGACCTGGGGCTTCGCCCGCAAGGGCGACGGCGTGCGCTTCTACGTCTTCGAGCGGATCGGCAACCCCGCAGCCTTCAAGCGCGAGTACCGGGCACTGCTGGACGCGCTGCCGGTGGACGAGCTGGAGAAGCAGCGGGTGGTCGAGGAGTGCAGGCGCGCCTTCGCGCTGAACACCGCGGTCTTCCACGAACTGGGGCGGCAGTTCCCGCTCAGCGCCTGA
- the npdG gene encoding NADPH-dependent F420 reductase, which yields MTTSEEPKKAPAKDPWDLPDVSGLVVGVLGGTGDQGRGLAYRLAKAGQRVIIGSRAAGRAQAAADELGLGVEGADNAECARRSDIVIVAVPWDGHAETLRSLREELAGKLVVDCVNPLGFDKQGAYALKPEEGSAAEQAAALLPGSRVTAAFHHLSAVLLSDPEIAEIDTDVMVLGEKRADTDVVQALAGRIPGMRGVFAGRLRNAHQVESMVANLISMNRRYKAHAGLRVTDV from the coding sequence ATGACTACTTCTGAAGAGCCGAAGAAGGCCCCCGCGAAGGACCCTTGGGACCTTCCCGACGTTTCCGGTCTGGTGGTCGGCGTCCTCGGTGGCACGGGCGACCAGGGCCGGGGCCTGGCCTACCGGCTGGCCAAGGCCGGCCAGCGGGTGATCATCGGCTCGCGGGCCGCCGGGCGCGCGCAGGCCGCGGCCGACGAGCTGGGCCTGGGCGTCGAGGGCGCCGACAACGCCGAGTGCGCCCGGCGCAGCGACATCGTGATCGTCGCCGTGCCGTGGGACGGCCACGCCGAGACCCTCCGGTCGCTGCGCGAGGAGCTCGCCGGCAAGCTCGTCGTCGACTGCGTCAACCCGCTCGGCTTCGACAAGCAGGGCGCCTACGCGCTGAAACCGGAGGAGGGCAGCGCCGCCGAGCAGGCCGCCGCCCTGCTGCCCGGCTCGCGCGTCACCGCCGCCTTCCACCACCTGTCGGCCGTGCTGCTCTCCGACCCGGAGATCGCCGAGATCGACACCGACGTGATGGTGCTGGGCGAGAAGCGGGCCGACACCGACGTCGTGCAGGCCCTGGCCGGCCGCATCCCCGGCATGCGCGGCGTCTTCGCGGGCCGGCTGCGCAACGCCCACCAGGTGGAGTCGATGGTCGCCAACCTGATCTCCATGAACCGGCGCTACAAGGCGCACGCGGGTCTGCGCGTCACCGACGTGTAG
- the panB gene encoding 3-methyl-2-oxobutanoate hydroxymethyltransferase, which yields MTHALKTPDSGQKSSKALYGGTTSRRITVRDVAAAKERGEKWPMLTAYDAMTASVFDEAGIPVLLVGDSMGNCHLGYESTVPVTMDEIAVLSAAVVRGTKRALVVGDLPFGSYQEGAVQALRNATRLVKEAGVGAVKLEGGERSAHQIELLVQAGIPVMAHVGLTPQSVNAYGGYPVQGRGEEAAQQLLRDAKAVQDAGAFAVVLELVPAELAAEVTRILHIPTVGIGAGAECDAQVLVWTDMAGMTAGRLPRFVKQYARLRETLGDAAKAFADEVVGGAYPAEEHSFH from the coding sequence ATGACGCATGCCTTGAAGACGCCCGACAGCGGCCAGAAGAGCAGCAAGGCGCTGTACGGCGGCACGACCTCCCGCCGCATCACCGTCCGAGACGTCGCCGCCGCCAAGGAGCGCGGCGAGAAGTGGCCCATGCTCACCGCCTACGACGCGATGACCGCCTCCGTCTTCGACGAGGCCGGCATCCCCGTGCTGCTCGTGGGCGACTCGATGGGGAACTGTCACCTCGGCTACGAGTCCACGGTGCCGGTCACCATGGACGAGATCGCCGTCCTCTCGGCCGCGGTCGTCCGCGGCACCAAGCGCGCCCTGGTCGTCGGCGACCTGCCCTTCGGTTCGTACCAGGAGGGCGCGGTCCAGGCCCTGCGCAACGCCACCCGGCTGGTGAAGGAGGCCGGCGTCGGCGCGGTCAAGCTGGAGGGCGGCGAGCGTTCGGCGCACCAGATCGAGCTGCTGGTCCAGGCCGGCATCCCGGTCATGGCCCACGTCGGCCTCACCCCCCAGTCCGTCAACGCCTACGGCGGCTACCCGGTGCAGGGCCGGGGCGAGGAGGCGGCCCAGCAGCTGCTCCGCGACGCCAAGGCCGTTCAGGACGCGGGCGCCTTCGCGGTCGTCCTGGAGCTGGTCCCGGCGGAGCTCGCCGCCGAGGTCACCCGCATCCTGCACATCCCGACCGTGGGCATCGGCGCCGGCGCCGAGTGCGACGCCCAGGTGCTGGTGTGGACCGACATGGCGGGCATGACCGCCGGCCGGCTGCCGCGCTTCGTCAAGCAGTACGCCCGGCTGCGCGAGACCCTCGGCGACGCCGCGAAGGCCTTCGCGGACGAGGTCGTGGGCGGGGCGTACCCGGCGGAGGAGCACTCCTTCCACTAG
- a CDS encoding ABC transporter permease: protein MSATTTAAPPKARPRTGEGRIGLRANLRHIGALARRNALQIKADPESMYDAVLMPVIFILLFTYVFGGSIVGKGQEEQYVNYLVPGLMAMMGLNISMAVGQGINDDFKKGVMDRFRTMPIARSSVLIAKIVVEIGRMLVATTILLVMGLCMGLHISTSVFHLLGAVALSMAFGASLMWIFILLGLTLKNAQAVQGMAMIVLMPLQFGSSIFSSPSNMPGWLETFTKYNPLSNLADAARNLINGGPVAHAVWMTLGWSVAITVVTAPLAIAKFRKKT from the coding sequence ATGAGCGCGACGACGACGGCCGCGCCGCCGAAGGCGCGCCCCCGGACCGGCGAGGGCCGGATCGGGCTGCGGGCCAACCTGCGGCACATCGGCGCCCTCGCGCGCCGCAACGCCCTTCAGATCAAGGCGGACCCGGAGTCGATGTACGACGCCGTGCTGATGCCGGTGATCTTCATCCTGCTGTTCACCTATGTCTTCGGCGGCTCGATCGTCGGCAAGGGACAGGAGGAGCAGTACGTCAACTACCTGGTGCCGGGCCTCATGGCGATGATGGGCCTGAACATCTCCATGGCCGTCGGCCAGGGCATCAACGACGACTTCAAGAAGGGGGTGATGGACCGCTTCCGCACCATGCCGATAGCCCGGTCCTCCGTCCTCATCGCGAAGATCGTCGTCGAGATCGGCCGGATGCTCGTCGCGACCACGATCCTGCTCGTCATGGGCCTGTGCATGGGCCTGCACATCAGCACCTCCGTCTTCCACCTGCTCGGAGCCGTCGCGCTGTCCATGGCCTTCGGCGCCTCGCTGATGTGGATCTTCATCCTGCTGGGGCTGACCTTGAAGAACGCCCAGGCGGTGCAGGGAATGGCCATGATCGTCCTGATGCCCCTGCAGTTCGGCAGCTCGATCTTCTCCTCGCCCTCGAACATGCCGGGCTGGCTGGAGACGTTCACCAAGTACAACCCCCTGTCCAACCTGGCCGACGCCGCGCGCAACCTCATCAACGGCGGCCCCGTGGCCCACGCGGTGTGGATGACGCTGGGCTGGTCGGTGGCCATCACCGTGGTGACCGCGCCGCTGGCCATCGCCAAGTTCCGCAAGAAGACCTGA
- a CDS encoding site-2 protease family protein has translation MASTATRGERRVSPVFLALVAIMAVSLWAVWTGFSASPGFAVFLFILSGWIVSLCLHEYSHARTALHGGDISVGAKGYLTLNPLLYTHAVLSIVLPVVFVVMGGIGLPGGAVFIEQHRIRSRWKQSLVSAAGPLMDAVFALAVGLPFLLGALDGAPDNVRYALAFMIQLHVTAVILNFLPVPGLDGFGVIQPWLSYKVRRQVEPFAPFGLLAVFGFLWIPEVNHAFFDMIDAVLRTLGVTEWDTYWGQELFRFWQGTPEIPPLHTVDFG, from the coding sequence ATGGCATCCACCGCGACCCGTGGCGAACGGCGCGTGAGCCCCGTCTTCCTCGCCCTCGTCGCCATCATGGCGGTCTCCCTGTGGGCGGTGTGGACCGGCTTCTCGGCGAGCCCCGGCTTCGCCGTGTTCCTGTTCATCCTCTCGGGCTGGATCGTGTCGCTGTGCCTGCACGAGTACTCCCACGCCCGCACCGCCCTGCACGGCGGTGACATATCCGTCGGGGCCAAGGGCTATCTGACCCTCAACCCCCTCCTCTACACCCACGCCGTACTCAGCATCGTGCTGCCGGTGGTCTTCGTCGTCATGGGCGGCATCGGCCTGCCGGGCGGCGCGGTCTTCATCGAGCAGCACCGCATCCGCAGCCGCTGGAAGCAGAGCCTGGTCTCGGCGGCCGGCCCGCTGATGGACGCCGTCTTCGCCCTCGCCGTCGGCCTCCCCTTCCTGCTGGGGGCGCTGGACGGGGCACCGGACAACGTCCGCTACGCCCTCGCCTTCATGATCCAGCTGCACGTGACCGCGGTGATCCTCAACTTCCTGCCCGTGCCGGGCCTGGACGGCTTCGGCGTCATCCAGCCCTGGCTGTCGTACAAGGTGCGGCGCCAGGTGGAGCCGTTCGCGCCGTTCGGCCTGCTGGCGGTCTTCGGCTTCCTGTGGATCCCCGAGGTCAACCACGCCTTCTTCGACATGATCGACGCGGTGCTGCGGACCCTCGGCGTGACGGAGTGGGACACCTACTGGGGCCAGGAGCTGTTCCGCTTCTGGCAGGGCACGCCCGAGATACCGCCGCTGCACACGGTCGACTTCGGCTAG
- a CDS encoding ATP-binding cassette domain-containing protein gives MTRIDIPTDDGNAVEVRGLVKHFGKTKALDGVDLDVREGTVLGVLGPNGAGKTTLVRCLSTLLRPDAGTAVVAGYDVVAQPRQLRRVIGLTGQYASVDEKLAGRENLYMIGRLLDLSRKEAWRRADEMLERFSLTDAAKRPAGQYSGGMRRRLDLAASMIGRPAVLYLDEPTTGLDPRTRNEVWTEVQRMVGEGSTVLLTTQYMEEAEQLADELTVIDRGRVIARGRVEELKAKVGGRTLQIRPADPAELARMVGALAQAGLDGVAGASADEAEGVVRVPIVSDEQLTAVVGLLGERGFKLAGIDTHLPSLDEVFLAVTGQPTRTTATASRTDALEEVAA, from the coding sequence ATGACGCGAATCGACATCCCCACAGACGACGGGAACGCCGTCGAGGTCCGGGGGCTGGTCAAGCACTTCGGCAAGACCAAGGCCCTCGACGGGGTCGACCTGGACGTGCGCGAGGGCACGGTCCTCGGAGTCCTCGGCCCCAACGGCGCGGGCAAGACCACGCTGGTGAGGTGCCTGTCCACCCTGCTGCGGCCGGACGCGGGCACCGCCGTCGTCGCCGGCTACGACGTGGTGGCCCAGCCCCGGCAGCTGCGCCGGGTGATCGGCCTCACCGGGCAGTACGCCTCCGTCGACGAGAAGCTGGCCGGGCGCGAGAACCTCTACATGATCGGCCGGCTGCTGGACCTCTCCCGCAAGGAGGCCTGGCGGCGTGCGGACGAGATGCTGGAGCGCTTCTCGCTCACCGACGCCGCCAAGCGGCCCGCCGGGCAGTACTCCGGCGGCATGCGCCGCCGGCTCGACCTGGCCGCCTCCATGATCGGCCGCCCCGCGGTGCTCTATCTGGACGAGCCCACCACGGGCCTCGACCCCCGCACCCGGAACGAGGTCTGGACCGAGGTCCAGCGCATGGTCGGCGAGGGCAGCACGGTCCTGCTCACCACGCAGTACATGGAGGAGGCCGAGCAGCTGGCCGACGAGCTGACCGTGATCGACCGGGGCCGTGTGATCGCCCGGGGCCGGGTCGAGGAGCTGAAGGCCAAGGTCGGCGGGCGCACCCTGCAGATCCGTCCGGCGGACCCCGCCGAGCTGGCCCGCATGGTCGGCGCCCTCGCCCAGGCCGGGCTGGACGGCGTCGCCGGTGCCAGCGCCGACGAGGCGGAGGGCGTGGTCAGGGTCCCGATCGTCAGCGACGAGCAGCTGACCGCCGTGGTGGGGCTGCTGGGCGAGCGCGGCTTCAAGCTCGCCGGGATCGACACCCACCTGCCCAGCCTCGACGAGGTCTTCCTGGCCGTCACCGGCCAGCCGACCCGGACGACGGCCACCGCTTCCCGCACCGACGCACTAGAGGAGGTCGCGGCATGA
- a CDS encoding AfsR/SARP family transcriptional regulator, which yields MRYGILGTTQAFSDDGSPLAVGGVRLRALLAALALHPGRVRGADALIDDVWDGEPPADATGALQALVGRLRRALGHETVASEAGGYRLCAEPDDVDLHRFERLAGEGERALADGDAEKAAVLLDDALALWRGRPLADLPGGAFHAVRHEARHLAARRARLAASVALGQAARSLPELAELSEAHPLDEPLQALHLRALRDSGRPAEALAAYGRVRAVIAGRLGTEPGPELRALHAELLNPEPAGAPAGPGRDTAAPSAPRPGADAPRDTGAEPAAGPTAARAGGADTAAAQAPASSAAPAAAPPRGNLRARLTSFVGREDDLARIRADLAGHRLVTLLGPGGAGKTRLSQEAAESAATAGGHWPDGVWLAELAPVDDPQNVPEAVLTALGARETVVRATAAEGLRAAGDVAGADPLTRLAEHCAPRRMLLVLDNCEHVIDAAARLAETLLAGCPGVTVLATSREPLAVPGELVRPVEPLPDPVALRLLADRGAAARPGFRVDDDPEACAEICRRLDGLPLAIELAAARLRLLTPRGLADRLDDRFRLLTSGSRTVLPRQQTLRAVVDWSWDLLDASERAVLRRLSVFSGGCDLAAAEDVCADGADGAGDVGSWDVAALLGSLVDKSLVVAAPAGDGQMRYRLLETVGEYAGEQLDAAGERAAVERRHLVAYRELARTADPLLRGPEQRVWLDRLELEHDNLRSALRRAVAAGDEQEVLCLVLSLNWFWQLRDHVPDGRAWSKAAAALGPDPFAEPVVPAPPLLGACTDTPPPMTPEVLEEARRQVRLVMLSHLESDMRMVESPEMQRMLHGIVTAYGDGQPQNCRVPGMMWFYARMLTAALDELHRAVDMAVERCRRLGYTWELANALQLRAKLLNDSLDRADQGILDADESLEIFRRLGDSWGVAEALSGRAEAREKRGQFASAAEDYREAIERVRELGSNGQVPLLRSRLVEVLQESGEIDLAEAERMLREALADAERLPPDAAIFPRLQLGVCLGRSGDLRQAREIFEGLLDDFAGRAIALFDGLMNGLGAWVDVLEGRPQEALPKIRVALEMGRHPVSLMVAPQMVAAQLLQGAHAYAVLSCDGAGDGRGAEHARTAAVLLGAYAALRPAGFHASTLEREVREQAETRARALLGRGDFEQACAEGARLSLVEASALV from the coding sequence GTGCGCTACGGCATCCTCGGCACCACCCAGGCATTCTCCGACGACGGCTCGCCCTTGGCTGTCGGCGGGGTCCGGCTGCGCGCGCTGCTGGCGGCGCTCGCCCTGCACCCCGGGCGGGTCCGCGGCGCGGACGCGCTGATCGACGACGTATGGGACGGCGAGCCGCCCGCCGACGCGACGGGCGCGCTGCAGGCGCTGGTCGGCCGGCTGCGGCGGGCCCTCGGCCATGAGACGGTGGCCTCCGAGGCGGGCGGCTACCGGCTGTGCGCCGAGCCGGACGACGTCGACCTCCACCGTTTCGAACGGCTCGCGGGCGAGGGCGAACGGGCGCTCGCCGACGGTGACGCGGAGAAGGCCGCCGTCCTCCTCGACGACGCGCTCGCCCTCTGGCGCGGCCGCCCGCTGGCGGACCTCCCCGGCGGGGCCTTCCACGCCGTCCGCCACGAGGCCCGCCACCTCGCCGCCCGCCGCGCCCGGCTGGCCGCCTCCGTGGCCCTCGGCCAGGCCGCCCGCTCCCTCCCCGAACTGGCCGAGCTCAGCGAGGCCCACCCCCTCGACGAGCCCCTCCAGGCCCTGCACCTGCGGGCCCTGCGCGACTCGGGCCGCCCGGCCGAGGCGCTCGCCGCGTACGGGCGGGTCCGCGCGGTGATAGCCGGCCGCCTCGGCACCGAGCCGGGACCGGAACTGCGGGCCCTCCACGCGGAACTGCTCAACCCGGAGCCGGCGGGCGCCCCGGCCGGCCCCGGAAGGGACACCGCGGCACCGTCCGCCCCGCGGCCCGGCGCGGACGCGCCGCGGGACACCGGCGCGGAGCCCGCGGCGGGACCGACCGCCGCCCGGGCGGGCGGCGCGGACACGGCCGCCGCCCAGGCCCCCGCCTCCTCGGCGGCGCCGGCTGCCGCCCCGCCGCGCGGCAACCTCCGGGCCCGGCTCACCTCCTTCGTGGGGCGCGAGGACGACCTCGCGCGCATCCGCGCCGACCTCGCGGGGCACCGGCTCGTGACGCTGCTCGGCCCCGGCGGCGCCGGCAAGACGCGGCTGTCGCAGGAGGCCGCGGAGAGCGCGGCGACGGCCGGGGGGCACTGGCCGGACGGCGTGTGGCTCGCCGAGCTCGCCCCCGTCGACGACCCCCAGAACGTGCCCGAGGCCGTACTCACCGCCCTGGGCGCGCGCGAGACCGTCGTGCGGGCGACCGCCGCGGAAGGGCTGCGCGCGGCGGGCGACGTCGCCGGCGCCGACCCGCTGACACGCCTGGCCGAGCACTGCGCACCGCGCCGCATGCTGCTCGTCCTCGACAACTGCGAGCACGTGATCGACGCCGCCGCCCGCCTGGCCGAGACGCTCCTGGCGGGCTGCCCCGGCGTCACCGTGCTCGCCACGAGCCGTGAACCGCTCGCGGTGCCCGGCGAGTTGGTGCGTCCCGTGGAGCCGCTGCCCGACCCCGTCGCGCTGCGTCTGCTCGCCGACCGGGGCGCGGCCGCCCGGCCCGGCTTCCGCGTGGACGACGACCCCGAAGCCTGCGCCGAGATCTGCCGCCGGCTGGACGGCCTGCCGCTGGCCATCGAGCTGGCCGCGGCCCGCCTGCGGCTGCTCACGCCGCGGGGCCTCGCCGACCGCCTCGACGACCGCTTCCGGCTGCTGACCTCCGGCAGCCGCACCGTCCTGCCGCGCCAGCAGACCCTGCGGGCGGTCGTCGACTGGTCGTGGGACCTGCTCGACGCGTCCGAACGCGCCGTCCTGCGCCGGCTGTCCGTCTTCTCCGGCGGCTGCGACCTGGCCGCCGCCGAGGACGTCTGCGCGGACGGAGCGGACGGGGCCGGCGACGTCGGGTCGTGGGACGTCGCCGCGCTGCTCGGCTCCCTGGTCGACAAGTCGCTCGTGGTCGCCGCCCCCGCCGGCGACGGGCAGATGCGCTACCGCCTGCTGGAGACCGTCGGCGAGTACGCCGGGGAACAGCTGGACGCCGCCGGCGAGCGGGCCGCGGTCGAACGCCGCCACCTGGTGGCCTACCGGGAACTGGCCCGTACCGCCGATCCGCTGCTGCGCGGCCCCGAGCAGCGCGTGTGGCTGGACCGGCTGGAGCTGGAGCACGACAACCTCCGCTCCGCCCTGCGCCGCGCCGTCGCGGCCGGCGACGAGCAGGAGGTCCTGTGCCTGGTGCTGTCGCTGAACTGGTTCTGGCAGCTGCGCGACCACGTGCCCGACGGCCGGGCCTGGTCGAAGGCCGCCGCGGCGCTCGGCCCCGACCCCTTCGCGGAGCCCGTCGTCCCGGCCCCGCCGCTGCTCGGCGCGTGCACGGACACGCCCCCGCCGATGACCCCGGAGGTCCTGGAGGAGGCACGGCGCCAGGTGCGCCTGGTGATGCTCTCCCACCTGGAGTCCGACATGCGGATGGTCGAGAGCCCCGAGATGCAGCGCATGCTGCACGGCATCGTCACCGCCTACGGGGACGGGCAGCCGCAGAACTGCCGGGTCCCCGGAATGATGTGGTTCTACGCGCGTATGCTGACGGCCGCCCTCGACGAGCTGCACAGGGCCGTCGACATGGCCGTGGAGCGCTGCCGCCGGCTCGGCTACACCTGGGAGCTGGCCAACGCGCTCCAGCTGCGCGCCAAGCTGCTCAACGACAGTCTGGACCGGGCGGACCAGGGGATCCTGGACGCCGACGAGAGCCTGGAGATCTTCCGCCGGCTCGGCGACTCGTGGGGTGTGGCCGAGGCGCTCTCCGGCCGTGCCGAGGCACGGGAGAAGCGGGGGCAGTTCGCCAGCGCCGCCGAGGACTACCGGGAGGCCATCGAACGGGTCCGCGAGCTGGGCTCCAACGGCCAGGTGCCGTTGCTGCGGTCCCGCCTGGTCGAGGTGCTCCAGGAGAGCGGGGAGATCGACCTTGCCGAGGCCGAGCGCATGCTCCGCGAGGCGCTCGCCGACGCCGAACGGCTGCCCCCCGACGCCGCCATCTTCCCCCGCCTCCAACTCGGCGTCTGCCTGGGCCGGTCCGGCGACCTCCGTCAGGCGAGAGAGATCTTCGAGGGGCTCCTCGACGACTTCGCGGGCCGGGCCATCGCCCTCTTCGACGGCTTGATGAACGGGCTCGGCGCCTGGGTGGACGTCCTGGAGGGGCGGCCGCAGGAGGCCCTGCCGAAGATCCGCGTCGCCCTGGAAATGGGCCGGCACCCCGTCTCCCTGATGGTGGCGCCGCAGATGGTGGCGGCCCAGCTGCTCCAGGGCGCCCATGCCTACGCCGTGCTGAGCTGCGACGGAGCCGGGGACGGGCGGGGCGCGGAGCACGCGCGGACCGCCGCCGTGCTGCTCGGCGCCTACGCGGCGCTGCGCCCGGCCGGCTTCCACGCCAGCACTCTGGAGCGGGAGGTCCGCGAGCAGGCGGAGACCCGGGCCCGGGCGCTGCTCGGCCGGGGGGACTTCGAGCAGGCGTGCGCCGAGGGCGCCCGCCTCTCCCTCGTGGAGGCGAGCGCCCTCGTCTGA